From the Manihot esculenta cultivar AM560-2 chromosome 14, M.esculenta_v8, whole genome shotgun sequence genome, the window TCATGCTGGCTCAAGCAtgtattcaaattaaattttataatcataCTTGTTTAAGTatgtatttaaattcaaatcttACATTAGCGCTTGTTCAAACATATCTTCAAACTCAATTTCATATTCATGATTATTTAAATATGTAGTAAAACTCAAATCTTATGTTCATACTCATTTAAGtatgtatttaaatttatttccatATCCGCTCAAACAAATATCAAAACTCACAATGCTTGTTCTAACATATTctcgattttattttttataataaaaaacatactatatcaattttatatacattacttttgaaaatattataataataattaaataagttaTACATATATGTTTAGCACTCACATATTTAGTTTGGTGgtaaatacatataaataaatttaaaaggtaTCAGATTCTACTCCCCCAATCTTCAATTtccgttttaaaaaaaaatataatctattttatttttttatatttattaaaaaatatgaatatttttattaattttataattatatttatattaaagacattaaattttaataaatattaaaatttattttatttatttatttaaataaaataaaactcaataaaattataataattaatttatatattatataaaaaataataaaaatttcaaaataatttaaaaaattataaataaaagggGATATATCACATCTTTCGATTATTAATAATTAGTTCAGTAACGTGTCTATCAATATCTTAACTCCATATAATTATTACATCACTATCATTAAATTATATTGCAATATCCTAACGGTTAGGTTGCCAGTAATCCGATTGTCATAACGGTTAATctgattttgatttaaaaaaaaatttaaaagtaaaaaatttaaatagaatgtaaaaaaaataaatataaatcttaaatattattaaatatatattttattaaataaataaattataaaatatatttatttatataatataaaaaataaaataatatatatttaaatataaataatattttttataaattaaaaataaaaataaaattaattatttaataatttaacttatttatatattaatttgaagtgatattattttttaaaataatttatttaaaaaataaaaaattaaattaaaattaaattgaatgattaatttaaattagagTGCgcagtatttaatttaaattaaaaaaaattaattaaattatattgaaaatttaatttaattttttatttattttaatttaatttattttttaatttaaaaatttttaattatatcaaattgATGggtgataatatttttaataagataGAGATGttagattataattaatattaaaatattttaattaaattttaaaatattaaaaatacagcgtgaaaaataaaatatttattaaaaatttaaaaaaattaaaattaaatttaaaaaattaaatttaaattgaattaaattaaattagatgaatttaatttgataaatttttaattaaaataaatttaatttgatttttataaatataaaaattttagtttcagtttaattttaaaattgaatgctCACTCTCCgatttaaaaaatcataatccatctctttaatttaaaattttagtttaatttaaaaattaaaattaattaattaatcttattTAAAATCGATTTCAAAACAATCATAATCCATCTCTCtcgcttaaaattttaatttaatttaaaaattaaaattaattaatcaatttgatTTCGATTTGATTCATAATCTAAACCGGAAGGTGGCCATGTTTACCCTGACCTAAACAAtcgaatttataaaaaaaaaaaagcaatcgAGTTTAGAAAAAAGAAAGGTCAAGGCAATTACCATTAAGCATGGGAGAAGACAGAACCCTAAAACTACAATTTGGCGCTAGATTTCAAAACCACACAAGAAATCCTTACCCACTGTTTTTGTTTCCCAAATTCAAAACCCTCTTAATTGTTACCTCGCGTTGCCTTatactcttctttctttttcataatttttgttcCCCAAGTTTTACCCCTTTTGCTAAATaaatagtttcttttttttctccctGCACGAATCGATTTCTCGATCTCCGTCCTTTGGCCATGGTACGGGGTATAAAGCGGCCAATACAGGAGACATCGCTTGAAATATCGATGGAATTGCCTGAAACCGACGGCAATCACCCGGAATTTTGTGGGTCCGAGGAGGCAAATGGGGACGGCGATGTTCTGCAACAGAGAAAGGAGGAAGTGACGGAGAAGGTCGGATGTAGAAGGTTGGGGAAGAAGCAAGGTAGAAAGCCaaagaaaaaggaggaaacgtTGCAGGTTCAGGAGGCTGAGCGTGAAACTGGTAAACAGAGCGGTGAAAAAGTGGAAAAGCTTGAAGTGGAAAGCCCAGAGAACGGTCAGGCGATGGAAGAGAAATGTGAAGATGAAGGGGCTGGTGCTGAGCATATTCGAAGAAGGGGTAGAAAGAAAGGAAGCAGAACTGGGGGAAAAGTTACTCGCTTAAAGAAGGGACAGAATGGTTTTGTGTCTGAGAAAGGTAAAGCATGTGGTGAGGAATTGCAGGAAAGTACTGGAAAAGACGAGGAAGATGGAAAAGATGAGGAAAATGGAAAAGATGATGAAAATGGAAAAGATGGTCTAAAGGGGAAGAAAAAAGTGATATTTACTGAGAATCAAGAAGACAAAGAGCTAGAGAACGAAATGGAAGGAAAAATAGATGGGACAAATGAAGTAATTCTGAAATGGGAGGACAGAGTTTCTCTGGAGGACGATGAGGGTGTAAATCCTGAGAAGAGGGGAACTGATTTGGGAAATCAGGGGATGGATACTGAGAAAGGAAAAGAGAATGTTGGTTCTGTGGAAGTGAGAGGAAATTCTTACTGGAAGAGACTGAGAGCTAATGACACAAAGGTTAGTTATGCTGAGAGCAGTGAAGACGATGAAGAGGTTTTAACCAGTAAGAAGCCTGGTAGAAAGGGGAGGAAAAGAACTAAAGTCAGAGGAAAAGAAGGTTCAGAAATGGAGGTAGTTGATGAAAATGGATGTTTGGCTGAAGGAAATGGAAAGGAGGTGAATGAAAGATGGCGAAAAAAGAACAATAAAGAGAAGGATGATGGTGAATGGGAATCTCTGAACAGTTGCATAGGTTATTCTTTGTGCGATAGACAAGTGTTTCAGCAAGATGTGAAGGACGTTAAAATGAACAAGTACAGTGAAGAGGTTTCTAACTTGCTATGtgcctttttttattttttatttgattttttccaAAATTCTTGCTGGTTTGTGTTTCTGAGTTCCGAGTTTTTGGTTTGCAGTATACTGCCAAGATTTGCTTAATGTGCCATCAGTGCCAGAGGAATGATAAAGGTGCGGTTGTTCGGTGCCAGAAATGCAATAGGAAGCGTTATTGTGACCCCTGCTTGAAGAACTGGTGCAATTTACTGAACtagttccttttctttttctttttttttttctactatCTTCCTTTTAGTTGCATGTTTTCGTTAATGATATTACTCTTAAGCCTGAGATTGATCCCTTATCTATATCATAATATACATACAGTCTTGAGGTGCAGTGCCTTAAacagttgcaattaaataataaatattttattgaaccTACTATAATAAACAGTTGTGATTTAATGTTTGTAAATTATAGTATACTTTAGTTTACAGTTATAATCAATTTGGAATGGAATTAAATAtgccaattttaattttaaaagatgaaGAGCACGATTTGTTTGAATAACTTATTTCTACTGTCAAAGTTCCCATAGGTATGAGAAGCATTATAATTACTGAAACTActtgttaaaattaattgtttttCATATAGTTTCTTTCaactcttatatatatatatatatatatatatatatatatatatatatatgtaaaaatatacttttaatgaaatttcattGGACTTTCAAGAAAAGggtcaattttttatttcatgaaagtctaatgaaattttattaaaattatattttatgcaTTTTTACATTCTTAAataatgttttatgaaggtgagtaaatcaattaaaaacaatcaaaataactTGTAATTCTATTAGTATGTTGGCCCCCACAAGAATTATTTTTTGGTCTGCCTCTTTTTTGATCCTATAAAATGTGGTTTCTCATTCTACATTTGACTTAGTTTGAGTTCCTCTTAGTTTGTATTATTTTGCAGGTGACTTATATTCAATAGTCAATATTTCACACTAAATGTCAACATAGACTCTATATATATGTGTGATTATACAACTATTAGGTCCTAGAAGCTAATTTCCTTAAAAATAGCTTCACTATTGTGCCAACACGGATCCTATGTACAATTGCAACTTTTGCAATTTACTTTTGCTACGCAATGGGAAGGTACATTTGAAATTGATTGgctgaaccgaattaatttctTTCAATTCGACCTGATTTAACAAAAGTAGACTTTTTGTGGCACACCTTTAgccattataaaaattattatttagtttttatgatataCTAAAACTGATTACTTTactttctaatttttaaaatacattagTCTACCTCTGTATTTTCAATGTGTGAAGTATTTAGCTTTTTCCATAAATTGTAAAGACTAAAATAGTTGCAATTTCAAATTGAAGAGACTTAATAGTtgtaatttgaaaattataagaattaaactaTTAtggtttttaaattatatatgtgAAGGCCTGGCTTATATCTAGCTTTACGTGGTAGTGTTGCACTGTTGCTGTCtctaatttcattaatttataattttcttctttctttttttttttttggtggggGGTGTATGTTTTCTATTGGTCTGATAGTGCGAGGTATTATGAGGCAACCTTGATTGggcttttgatatttttatcttAAACTCAACCCATATGAGGAAGTGCTGATCCATATGTGCAGGTGAACCCTTGTGTGATTTTTATGTGCTAGATTTGAGCTAAAATTTCATTGTCTACGGTGAATAGGAATTTCTTGAGCCCATAATGCTTAGGACTTGTTTTCATGGCATGGAAGATGATATCATAAGCCAATCAGCTTAGGACTGATATGGTTATGTGGATATATGCTGAAGTTTTTGTACAAAAGGACCAAGTTTTACATTTTAGTGAGAGAAGGTGTTCCATTAGTTAATTTCCTGTTAGTGTTTCTGCTACTAaagtcatttttttttctccatgtCGTAGGTATCCTAAGATGACAAAGGATGAAGTTGCTGATGCTTGTCCAGTTTGTCGTGGAAATTGCAATTGTAAAGCTTGCTTGCGTGATACTCCCAATGAAGTCAGTTTTCCGTCTTGCAACAATGATTCTTTGGTAATTTCATCATATGCTCCAACTAAGTGTGTACTTGGCGCataatttgttttctttttccttgttTTTTGCATATCCTTGCAGGGGctgaataaactaaaaaaattggtTGTCACTGATGATAGAAAAGTATTGCATTCAAAGTATTTGCTCCAAACTCTTCTCCCATACCTGAAACAGTTAAATGAAGAACAAATGATGGAGAGAAAGATTGAAGCTAGGACACAAGGTACTTTTATTTAGTGCTAGCTTATTTTGGATTCTAAAAGAATGTTTTAGGTCCTTGTGTTTAGGGCTTGTACCAATGGTTGTGGTAAGCTATTAGTGGATGGTAGTTGAAGGCCTAAGCAACCACTAGAAATTGCCACTTTTTGCATTCTAGTTATGATTTGAATTGCTTACTCTGAAAATTCTGTTCCAATTGAGATGTTTTACCCAATACCTCAAGTTAGCAGTTGGGAGTCCAAATGCCAATCATTGGCTCTCAAACGTTCTTGCAAACAGGAACTTAGTAAAGAAAAATTCTGTCGATGTGAAAGGTATAGTTAGGATTTTATTGCTTATTGCTGTCACTTGACTGGCTGTATACGCCTGAATCcgacaaattattactttatttatttatcttgaaTTTTTCATATTACTAGTTCTGCATTGGCTTCCAATGTAATTGCAATTTTCAGAAAAAAACCAGTAGATTAGTGATTCATAATTTCATATTCAgaaatatgtgtgtgtgtgtgtgtacatATTTTGTATTCACTTGAATGTTACTGACCTTGTTTTGGAGAATGTTTCGGATGCAGGGCATGTGGGTTTTCTGTACTTGTGCTCATGCATGAATGCTTAGGTTGCTTGCAGGCTTGTATGAGAAATGTGATATCTGACATTTGTAAAATGACAAATATCATTGTGCAGGTGTATCACTTGCAGAGTTAGAGATAGAAAATGCTTATTGTCCAGAGGATGAACGCATGTATTGGTAAGGCCTTCTTTAGGTGTCAAATTTTTCTGGTTTCCCTCAAACTTTGTTATGCTTTGCAGTTAAATCGtgttctttttttaattattctttcttctttcttctcccttttccctttatcGTGTTGCAGTGACAACTGTAGAACCTCTATCTTTGATTATCATAGAAGCTGTTCAAACTGCTATTCTGATCTCTGCCTTATCTGCTGCCGGGAGATTTGTGATGGGCACCTACAGGGTGGTGGAGAGGAGGTGGTTATGGAGTATATTAACAGAGGGTTTGGATATTTGCATGGTGAAGACAGCAAAGTTATTTTACCATATGAGCTGCCGCCTGGAAGTAGCTCTAAGGATTCTCTGACGTCGAGTGTTGGATGGAAAGCAAATGAAGATGGAAGGATTGTTTGTCGTTGTGGTCTTGGCTATCTAGACCTGAAATGTTTGTTCCCAGGAAATTGGGTTTCAGAGTT encodes:
- the LOC110600303 gene encoding lysine-specific demethylase JMJ25 gives rise to the protein MVRGIKRPIQETSLEISMELPETDGNHPEFCGSEEANGDGDVLQQRKEEVTEKVGCRRLGKKQGRKPKKKEETLQVQEAERETGKQSGEKVEKLEVESPENGQAMEEKCEDEGAGAEHIRRRGRKKGSRTGGKVTRLKKGQNGFVSEKGKACGEELQESTGKDEEDGKDEENGKDDENGKDGLKGKKKVIFTENQEDKELENEMEGKIDGTNEVILKWEDRVSLEDDEGVNPEKRGTDLGNQGMDTEKGKENVGSVEVRGNSYWKRLRANDTKVSYAESSEDDEEVLTSKKPGRKGRKRTKVRGKEGSEMEVVDENGCLAEGNGKEVNERWRKKNNKEKDDGEWESLNSCIGYSLCDRQVFQQDVKDVKMNKYSEEYTAKICLMCHQCQRNDKGAVVRCQKCNRKRYCDPCLKNWYPKMTKDEVADACPVCRGNCNCKACLRDTPNEGLNKLKKLVVTDDRKVLHSKYLLQTLLPYLKQLNEEQMMERKIEARTQGVSLAELEIENAYCPEDERMYCDNCRTSIFDYHRSCSNCYSDLCLICCREICDGHLQGGGEEVVMEYINRGFGYLHGEDSKVILPYELPPGSSSKDSLTSSVGWKANEDGRIVCRCGLGYLDLKCLFPGNWVSELVMRAEDVAQRYEINTAKTPVERCVCFDSSGDIDIASNQLLKAASREDSDDNYLYCPRASDIKEEDLKHFQYHWMRAEPVVVSNVLETGTGLSWEPMVMWRAFRQIKNEKHDTLLDVKAIDCLDWCEVDINVRQFFLGYMKGRFDRQDWPQILKLKDWPPSTMFDKHLPRHDAEFTYCLPFKEYTHPHDGPLNLAVRLPKNTLKPDMGPKTYIAYGCDQELGRGDSVTKLHCDMSDAVNVITHTAEVTIDAAKLAKIEELKKLHREQDQREMFEDKQVEEEDVDGEMHGRCAESSGLSNCENVSVQLDEGGAVWDIFRREDVPKLQEYLNKHFKEFRHIYCCPVQKVVHPIHDQTFYLSLEHKRKLKEEYGIEPWTFVQKLGDAVLIPAGCPHQVRNLKSCIKVALDFVSPENVGECVRLTEEFRLLPPNHRAKEDKLEVKKMFLHSINWAVEVLEDAGEPNGTEEDEKKTTARKQKRKKRKSLR